One part of the Halobacteriovorax vibrionivorans genome encodes these proteins:
- a CDS encoding HipA N-terminal domain-containing protein, which translates to MNEKVYTLVFKNIEIGYIREDVDGDLVFEYSDAFKSSKMRALPHFPNVNKKYKKSSVLNFLLNRIPSKAFKSQKFTSASELIGFGRKVGHSPIELVG; encoded by the coding sequence ATGAATGAAAAAGTGTATACACTAGTGTTCAAAAATATTGAGATTGGCTATATCCGTGAGGATGTAGATGGTGATCTAGTATTTGAATATTCGGATGCCTTTAAAAGCTCAAAAATGCGTGCTTTGCCACACTTTCCGAATGTGAATAAAAAATACAAGAAATCATCAGTATTAAACTTTTTACTGAATCGAATTCCATCAAAAGCTTTTAAGTCACAAAAGTTTACTTCAGCAAGTGAGCTAATTGGTTTTGGTCGTAAGGTTGGCCATAGCCCTATTGAACTGGTTGGTTAG
- a CDS encoding HipA domain-containing protein, which translates to MQSLLNKIQHDLQSFEKEKESLGDSALGMYKDPANDKYYFIKKSKKEDIGLIAQGSPQEQQIINDILTEYLISLIGTQIPSLKICKYYIGKHKKMLRIFSESFLESHENLFHGMELFSEAYASDDLESPRHKRYPSIYILSNIKKHLYKFLKSQSLSKKEAYEIYQDFLNMCLWDAVIGNNDRHLQNWGIITSLKSDHYPYFSPIYDTARSFMWNKTDEKLQSNQVEKYCIKSTPHIGFIHGKKCNHFELVEHILDSHPNIINSYIRIIKEFKLIDTNSIISNDPLLSTSICTKRIKIIKEILEYRIQTLDQIVSTKQSHVNIKKYIKKFSTNLRCYLTNQFNRAMANLTTKTN; encoded by the coding sequence GTGCAAAGTTTATTAAATAAAATACAACATGATTTACAAAGTTTTGAAAAAGAAAAGGAGTCTCTTGGAGACTCTGCATTGGGTATGTACAAAGACCCAGCAAACGACAAGTATTACTTTATAAAAAAATCTAAAAAAGAAGATATTGGTTTAATTGCACAAGGTTCTCCTCAAGAGCAGCAAATTATAAATGATATTCTTACAGAGTACTTAATATCTCTTATCGGAACACAAATACCATCTTTGAAAATATGTAAATACTATATAGGCAAACATAAAAAAATGTTAAGAATATTTTCAGAAAGCTTTCTTGAAAGTCATGAAAACTTATTCCATGGCATGGAACTTTTTTCTGAAGCATATGCATCTGACGACCTCGAAAGCCCAAGACACAAAAGATATCCATCTATTTATATTTTATCTAATATCAAAAAACATCTCTATAAATTTTTAAAATCTCAAAGTCTAAGCAAGAAGGAAGCTTATGAAATATACCAAGACTTTTTAAATATGTGCTTATGGGATGCGGTCATTGGAAATAATGACCGTCACTTACAAAACTGGGGTATTATAACCTCGCTTAAAAGCGACCACTATCCGTACTTCTCTCCAATCTACGATACTGCCAGATCTTTTATGTGGAATAAGACAGATGAAAAGCTACAATCAAATCAAGTTGAAAAGTATTGTATAAAAAGCACTCCTCACATTGGGTTTATACATGGAAAAAAATGTAATCATTTTGAGTTAGTTGAACATATCCTAGATTCTCATCCTAATATTATCAATAGTTATATAAGAATAATTAAAGAGTTCAAATTAATAGATACTAATTCAATAATTTCTAATGACCCTCTACTTAGCACTAGCATTTGCACAAAAAGAATAAAAATCATTAAAGAGATTTTGGAATATAGAATACAAACCTTAGATCAAATTGTCTCGACTAAGCAAAGTCACGTGAATATTAAGAAATACATAAAGAAATTTTCAACAAACTTAAGGTGCTACCTAACCAACCAGTTCAATAGGGCTATGGCCAACCTTACGACCAAAACCAATTAG
- a CDS encoding super-infection exclusion protein B, translating to MDSIINLIKEFSSNTKTSSVVALFYIIYVIVPENYKLYIILKDYDSFLHVFGAIALCKLAVEIIIQCKYKFKNISLKKKLTGYLKTLSDEEKELLKEFIYGNTKSKSFLLNSGVVQGLVAHKIIYRSGSISTNVTIRGPYFEFNIQPWAWQYLNKNPHLLNSYQE from the coding sequence ATGGACTCAATAATTAATCTCATTAAAGAATTCTCTTCTAATACAAAGACATCTTCTGTAGTTGCATTGTTTTATATTATTTATGTGATTGTTCCAGAAAACTATAAGCTATATATAATCCTTAAAGATTATGATTCATTTTTGCATGTTTTTGGTGCCATCGCTTTGTGCAAACTAGCAGTTGAGATAATAATTCAATGTAAGTATAAATTTAAAAATATAAGTCTTAAAAAGAAATTAACAGGGTATTTAAAAACTTTATCAGATGAAGAAAAAGAGCTTTTGAAAGAATTTATATACGGAAACACTAAATCTAAATCGTTTCTCTTGAATAGTGGTGTCGTTCAAGGTCTTGTTGCACATAAAATTATATATCGATCAGGATCAATATCAACAAATGTAACAATTAGAGGACCTTATTTTGAATTTAACATTCAACCTTGGGCATGGCAGTACTTAAATAAAAATCCTCATTTATTAAACTCTTATCAAGAGTAG
- a CDS encoding cytochrome-c peroxidase translates to MKAIILLSLLLSFDVYARPQVARYKLGQALFFDKILSGNKNISCATCHHPFTGSTDWLSLGVGEGGTGLGFSRTLGTKKNAIHERVPRNAPHLFNLTDQYVTTVFHDGRVEVNPEYPNGFKSPAGHDLPEGLNSILAVQALFPPTSNTEMAGNHNENPIGHAATNKNWFGKNGVWDRLVKRIRNNSIYVDMFKKSFREIKTANDIREVHIANAIATFEEKAFLSLNSPFDQFIRGDETAISRRAKKGYELFKGKGQCISCHNGTNFSDNKFHSIALPQIGPGKGHGSNMLEDFGRFGVTGKEEDLYKFKTPILRNIALTGPYGHNGAYDSLKDIIKHHVDGERMLYNYNIKMGLLKSRSDLDKTDVMCLSDEIKGKILATKDTVDIDLSNKEINLIIDFLHTLTDPKFTNASKLIPTSVPSGLPVHD, encoded by the coding sequence TTGAAAGCAATTATTTTATTATCATTACTTTTATCATTCGATGTCTATGCAAGGCCCCAAGTTGCCCGCTATAAACTTGGCCAGGCTCTTTTCTTTGATAAAATTTTATCTGGAAATAAAAATATTTCATGTGCAACTTGCCACCATCCGTTTACAGGAAGTACTGACTGGCTTTCACTAGGTGTTGGAGAAGGTGGAACTGGTTTAGGATTTTCCAGAACACTAGGAACTAAAAAAAACGCAATTCATGAAAGAGTTCCTAGAAATGCACCACATTTATTTAACCTTACAGATCAATATGTAACGACTGTATTTCATGACGGACGTGTTGAAGTAAATCCTGAATACCCTAATGGATTCAAGTCTCCAGCAGGCCATGATCTTCCAGAGGGCTTAAATAGTATTCTTGCTGTTCAAGCTCTTTTTCCACCTACATCTAATACTGAAATGGCAGGTAACCATAATGAAAACCCAATTGGTCATGCAGCAACTAATAAAAATTGGTTTGGTAAAAACGGTGTTTGGGATCGCCTTGTAAAAAGAATACGTAATAATAGTATTTATGTTGATATGTTTAAGAAGTCATTTAGAGAAATTAAAACAGCAAATGACATTAGAGAAGTTCACATTGCAAACGCCATTGCTACTTTTGAAGAAAAAGCATTTTTATCTTTAAATTCGCCATTTGATCAATTTATCAGAGGTGATGAAACGGCAATCTCCAGACGAGCAAAAAAAGGATATGAATTATTCAAAGGGAAAGGACAGTGTATCAGTTGTCACAATGGAACAAACTTCAGTGATAACAAGTTTCATTCAATTGCACTCCCTCAAATTGGCCCAGGTAAAGGACATGGTTCAAATATGCTAGAAGACTTTGGAAGATTTGGCGTAACAGGAAAAGAAGAGGACCTTTACAAGTTTAAAACACCAATCCTTAGAAACATTGCTCTCACAGGTCCATATGGCCACAATGGAGCATATGACTCACTAAAGGATATAATCAAACATCATGTCGACGGTGAAAGAATGTTATACAACTATAATATTAAAATGGGCCTATTGAAAAGTCGTAGTGACTTAGACAAAACTGATGTAATGTGTTTATCAGATGAGATTAAAGGTAAAATTTTAGCAACTAAAGATACAGTAGACATTGATCTTTCAAATAAAGAAATCAATTTAATAATTGACTTCCTACACACATTAACAGATCCAAAGTTCACAAATGCATCAAAGCTAATTCCAACAAGTGTACCGAGTGGACTACCTGTACATGATTAA
- a CDS encoding Ig-like domain-containing protein has protein sequence MFKFLLMLLTVVYANTSFAMPTIDIQDHYSVVAGDLVTITNNHDVTDDYDWTIVSAPKESQKSIEVIENNSIRFLADRVGQYTFLVKVTNSIGEVSKKVFNIAARLPQGNIVYGPNDYLIKQECVGASSKTKSCNSTFVDFDVLNPNASHKMIIENNSVNYAQISLNGSQITNSYDFSGEESILVKNIDVLQSNNLEVLLGGRLNDSLTITVVEYSSIPDSNTPPTLAVNDLTYYGDSGASAVVAVSDNENHEVTLEVLSQPVNGVVTIENNQKIIFRPYSGVYINSSFVLGARDNGEPSKQTSTLVDINFSNGNRAPELDYSVDVSHGEIVSGEVVINDNVGQSHQVEVMTAPTNGSVSINNEGIFAYQPNGGFVGVDTFLVKVTDDQEPALSNEIQVEITVLENNLPTIFPIEDIIVEQGVSTFRVIESNDLDINQELRFSVKEQPLSGSVSINQITGAFTYTPNSDFSGDDQFEIELRDNSIINGVATKVISTTVLENDAPVISIRGDRRTLKEVTPGQSVSFFYRFEDANENQVHDVSVVNELVGGSVLITGSQIVYTAREDFLGIETIIVEVKDNGYPVKSGLVTLEVVVKNNQPPEPVAHFPDEVTFSNDYTISIDPNDIDSTIDFRYEVIEGPSFGELNQLTRDNRFRYIPRAGEYGQERIVIRVWDNGSPSMFGDVEILFNAVENVEATMADATFEFLPFSPKNFLLRCQDPDSRKNCNFEFLDTPEYGTLEKVSDRYFKYTSNVQTPVQETLRVQYTDAGYPPVSKIANITFVTIANTQPVAQEFNTTISSGRAQHLFLRYTDVDRDQDHVANIITPPSNGSLRRSYNDTTFQYTPNLGFSGLDTFTFEICDNGTPVLCSTNVANIAVTANRPPNVFASDIRLLEGKSSTIRGVANDPDNDSLSLSLLVNPVGGNVRSFRWRWNQISAIYTPNEGFVGSDNIVFRVKESNTRDELFSDLTMNIQVVENVAPEFSIANEVFVLEGEVVDFEGLLFDENDEEFNENYNVQVVAKPNYGTLELDIEQSFAEKRKFKYQSSIGFVGTDYFTVSVSDSNGYASKTSNFTIPINVIKNSVPESTAQPISVIAGDTESTQINVADPNINQSHTFTIKVQAEKGEAVVNEDGFVTYASDVGATGLDSFVITVKDSGVVSESFDLTIPVEIIGNEPPSISISDINTFEGEMNNVPFTLSDPNEGQIVSVEIYEGPSQGTSSIWENSLLYRSNLVGQTSDSIVLKVTDDANPPLETFHTVNITINENHPPSVLANPSSLSIFQSGVGSSELSYSDIDGHNVTVGIEEIGEGVKSAIITDNSLNIELVEGYVVDTFVDVYALDSLSLPKKSILRIPISIVANTVPVISLEDFSVLENLSYSTNIDIVDPDVGQTHSISIVEGTSLGSLNISDNNLHFQSNGVIGEDTITLEVRDNALPAGVSTKTINISVYENTPPTAGDYSLSFNWLDPEKNVDIVVIDPDPNQSHYISVKSSTGGYAWVSESKLYYTPSYQEVGDFEVVLEISDNANPPGVSESTVNINVQNHMPSISGPSEDSTPWGVAVEHIFQVSDLDVNQEHEIFIDTHPTNGHLDLDYQTNIATYTPFLDYSGSDSYTVSVCESVPSTFCAEQIVQIAVTEGNHAPSVNADDINLIGSKIGTTQINVTDYEFGQEHTFEVISQPDQGVLTVDENGLVTFDGTSAGDGYYYASINVTDNGTPNRSATAFINILLQSNTAPIANDIFTNGVENTSITLDADFDDPDIGQTHHLEVISSPSNGSVEMSETSFTYTPNLGFTGYENITLKVIDSAVPAGEGMFSVEIYVDQNYPPFISTSELSGLKNSSSSTVVDYSDPNGDLQELTLSIVEAPVNGTASLDGDNLTYIPNLDFVGTDFVTLSVSDNANPSLSYQKQIIINVEDGDAVPEIGFMFLEYHNNSLPFESLLFLEELVNADQISKVEIDFGDGSELITINGPIYDESLEIFNYYFSEDDFTVNIDLYDYFGQKYNYTIDTSTISLEVPVSKPFVSTNTFNLGESVTLDGSGSFSDSNDIVLQAWGIYSDFVDEWIEQPIVNFTFNNSGPVELCHLVLTSKDVINEKCIEAYVDMEPENSDFLPIVNIGGNNHFTQVGTSATLDFSNTYSINSTISSISLKKKNQYEPGLAGELNNVAFDYPGVHSVIASIVDENGLRKTVDKKVYVGDKDTIDNFDFYVLDSGGSWMNIRMAHSNALYMTPSLYWETDNDDDDGTDRPIFYLPFGQNDVRLEGQDFNNNRFEVVKTVDTDRAPFVGVITSNLNEVLPSQEFTVSFSTSSLSRSEYDLVFDFGNGDWKKMVGTESSTSYSFSSPGYYDVTVYATVHATNLTYTYDTNIYVRGVNAPSVVFDSISSDSVIPYNLLNSLSASTDDQSIVQYKWRIEGPEGEFYVVDGPNIDVQLLNVGWYEVLGFVWDNEGNVNADYYQFYLGESDPLIGKQTQKMKQDKIVPFRYRSKSSFRKVSKKVNMLNKKVK, from the coding sequence ATGTTTAAATTTCTATTAATGCTACTAACAGTAGTATACGCAAACACGTCTTTTGCAATGCCAACGATTGATATTCAGGATCATTATTCAGTAGTTGCAGGTGATTTAGTCACTATTACAAACAATCATGATGTTACTGACGACTATGACTGGACAATTGTTTCAGCACCTAAAGAGAGTCAAAAGAGCATCGAGGTAATTGAAAATAACTCTATTCGATTTTTAGCCGATCGAGTAGGTCAATATACCTTTCTTGTTAAAGTTACAAACTCAATCGGTGAAGTGTCTAAGAAGGTATTTAATATTGCAGCAAGATTACCGCAGGGAAATATTGTGTATGGGCCAAATGATTATTTAATAAAGCAAGAATGTGTAGGAGCAAGTTCAAAAACGAAATCATGCAATAGTACATTTGTTGACTTTGATGTGCTCAACCCAAATGCATCTCATAAAATGATCATCGAGAATAATAGTGTAAATTATGCGCAAATTAGTCTGAACGGTAGTCAAATTACTAACTCTTATGACTTTTCTGGCGAAGAATCAATATTAGTAAAAAACATAGATGTATTACAATCAAATAACTTAGAAGTACTACTGGGTGGTCGCTTGAACGACTCTCTAACAATCACGGTCGTGGAATATTCATCAATACCTGACTCTAATACACCTCCTACTTTGGCAGTTAATGATTTAACTTATTATGGTGACAGTGGTGCTTCGGCAGTTGTTGCTGTTAGTGATAATGAGAACCATGAAGTAACTCTAGAAGTACTTAGCCAACCAGTAAATGGTGTTGTCACAATTGAGAATAACCAAAAAATTATTTTTAGGCCATATTCTGGAGTCTATATTAATAGTAGTTTTGTTTTAGGTGCTCGTGACAATGGTGAACCATCAAAACAAACATCAACTTTAGTTGATATTAATTTTTCTAATGGTAATAGAGCACCAGAACTTGATTATAGTGTTGATGTTTCACATGGTGAAATTGTTTCAGGCGAAGTCGTAATTAATGACAATGTTGGACAATCTCATCAAGTAGAAGTCATGACTGCTCCAACAAATGGTTCTGTTAGTATTAATAATGAAGGGATATTTGCCTATCAGCCAAACGGTGGTTTTGTTGGTGTCGATACATTTTTAGTAAAAGTTACAGATGACCAAGAACCTGCCCTCTCTAATGAGATACAAGTTGAAATAACAGTTTTAGAGAACAATTTACCGACGATTTTTCCAATTGAGGATATAATAGTTGAGCAAGGTGTTTCTACATTTAGAGTGATTGAGTCAAATGATCTAGATATCAATCAAGAATTAAGATTCTCTGTTAAGGAGCAACCGCTTAGCGGTTCCGTGTCGATAAATCAAATTACTGGTGCATTCACTTATACACCAAATAGTGACTTTTCTGGTGATGATCAGTTCGAAATAGAGCTCCGTGATAATTCGATCATAAACGGCGTTGCAACTAAAGTTATAAGCACAACTGTCTTAGAGAATGATGCTCCTGTTATAAGTATTAGAGGGGATAGGAGAACATTAAAAGAAGTTACGCCTGGTCAAAGTGTTAGTTTTTTCTATCGTTTTGAAGATGCAAATGAAAATCAAGTCCATGATGTTAGTGTTGTAAATGAACTAGTTGGTGGTTCTGTATTAATTACTGGAAGCCAGATTGTTTATACAGCAAGAGAAGACTTTCTAGGGATAGAAACAATCATTGTCGAAGTAAAAGATAATGGATATCCTGTAAAGTCTGGACTCGTTACACTGGAAGTTGTTGTTAAAAATAATCAACCTCCTGAACCAGTTGCACATTTCCCTGACGAGGTCACTTTTTCTAATGATTATACAATAAGTATTGATCCTAATGATATTGATTCTACTATAGACTTTAGATATGAGGTAATAGAAGGCCCTTCTTTTGGTGAGCTAAACCAACTAACAAGAGATAATAGATTTAGGTATATTCCAAGGGCCGGAGAGTATGGGCAAGAACGTATTGTAATTCGAGTCTGGGATAATGGTTCTCCTTCGATGTTTGGCGATGTTGAAATCCTTTTTAATGCGGTAGAAAATGTTGAAGCTACTATGGCAGATGCTACCTTTGAATTCTTGCCTTTTTCTCCTAAGAATTTCTTGCTTCGATGCCAAGATCCTGATAGTAGAAAAAACTGTAACTTTGAATTTTTAGATACTCCAGAATATGGAACCTTAGAAAAAGTTTCAGACAGATATTTTAAGTATACTTCGAATGTACAAACTCCTGTTCAGGAAACTTTAAGAGTTCAGTATACTGATGCTGGTTATCCTCCTGTTTCAAAGATTGCTAATATTACTTTTGTAACAATTGCAAATACACAACCTGTTGCACAGGAGTTTAACACAACAATAAGTTCAGGACGTGCTCAACACTTATTCCTACGATATACTGATGTTGACAGAGATCAAGATCACGTTGCTAATATTATTACTCCACCAAGTAACGGTAGTCTTCGCCGTAGTTACAACGACACTACTTTTCAATATACACCAAACTTAGGCTTTTCTGGCCTCGATACTTTTACATTTGAAATTTGTGATAATGGAACACCTGTACTTTGTAGTACAAATGTTGCCAATATTGCAGTTACTGCCAATAGGCCACCAAATGTATTTGCATCTGATATTAGATTACTAGAAGGAAAGAGTTCTACGATAAGAGGGGTAGCAAATGACCCAGATAACGATAGTTTAAGTCTTTCTCTTCTTGTAAACCCTGTTGGTGGAAACGTAAGAAGTTTTCGTTGGCGCTGGAATCAGATAAGTGCCATCTACACTCCAAATGAAGGCTTTGTCGGTAGTGATAATATTGTATTTAGAGTAAAAGAATCTAATACTCGTGACGAGCTGTTTTCTGATTTAACGATGAATATTCAGGTTGTTGAAAATGTTGCACCTGAGTTCTCAATCGCTAATGAAGTCTTTGTTCTTGAAGGTGAAGTCGTTGACTTTGAAGGCCTATTATTTGATGAAAATGATGAAGAGTTTAATGAAAATTACAATGTTCAAGTAGTTGCAAAACCAAATTATGGTACGCTTGAACTTGATATTGAGCAAAGCTTCGCTGAAAAAAGAAAGTTTAAATATCAGTCAAGTATTGGTTTTGTCGGAACTGATTATTTTACAGTCTCTGTGAGTGATTCAAATGGATACGCTTCTAAAACATCAAATTTTACGATACCGATCAACGTTATTAAAAATAGTGTGCCAGAGTCTACAGCACAACCAATTTCAGTTATTGCAGGTGATACTGAATCAACACAGATTAATGTTGCTGATCCAAACATTAATCAATCACATACGTTTACTATCAAGGTTCAAGCTGAGAAAGGAGAGGCCGTTGTAAATGAAGATGGTTTTGTTACTTATGCCTCAGATGTTGGCGCTACTGGTTTAGATTCATTTGTTATTACAGTAAAAGATAGTGGTGTTGTAAGTGAAAGCTTCGACTTAACTATACCTGTAGAGATTATTGGAAATGAGCCACCTTCTATAAGTATTTCAGATATAAATACATTTGAAGGTGAAATGAATAATGTGCCATTTACACTATCTGATCCAAACGAAGGGCAAATTGTCTCAGTTGAAATTTATGAAGGGCCAAGTCAAGGAACATCAAGTATCTGGGAAAATAGTCTACTTTATCGTTCTAATCTAGTTGGTCAAACTAGTGATTCCATTGTACTAAAGGTAACAGATGACGCGAATCCTCCGCTAGAAACTTTTCATACTGTAAATATTACGATTAATGAGAATCATCCACCATCAGTCTTAGCAAACCCGTCTAGCTTGAGTATTTTCCAAAGTGGTGTCGGCAGTTCTGAATTATCGTATTCAGATATCGACGGTCATAATGTCACAGTCGGTATTGAAGAAATAGGAGAAGGGGTTAAAAGCGCAATAATAACTGATAATAGTTTAAATATTGAGTTAGTCGAAGGTTATGTTGTTGATACATTTGTTGATGTATATGCTCTAGACTCCTTATCCCTCCCTAAAAAGTCTATTTTAAGAATACCTATTTCAATTGTTGCCAATACAGTTCCTGTAATTTCTCTTGAGGACTTTAGTGTTTTAGAAAATTTAAGCTATAGCACTAATATCGATATCGTTGATCCTGATGTTGGACAAACACATTCCATTTCCATTGTTGAAGGAACCAGTTTAGGTTCATTGAACATTAGCGATAATAATCTTCATTTTCAAAGCAACGGGGTCATCGGCGAAGATACAATAACTCTGGAAGTTAGAGATAATGCACTTCCTGCAGGAGTATCAACTAAAACGATAAATATTTCTGTATACGAAAATACCCCACCAACCGCAGGTGACTATAGCCTTAGCTTTAACTGGCTGGATCCTGAAAAAAATGTAGATATTGTCGTTATTGATCCTGATCCAAATCAATCCCACTATATCTCAGTTAAAAGCAGCACTGGAGGATATGCTTGGGTATCGGAATCTAAATTGTATTACACTCCATCTTATCAAGAGGTGGGAGACTTTGAAGTAGTCTTAGAGATAAGTGACAACGCAAATCCTCCAGGGGTTTCTGAGTCTACTGTAAATATTAATGTTCAAAACCATATGCCATCAATCTCAGGCCCTTCTGAAGACTCTACTCCTTGGGGCGTTGCTGTTGAGCACATTTTTCAGGTATCTGATCTTGATGTAAATCAGGAACACGAGATTTTTATTGATACACATCCTACTAATGGCCATTTAGATCTTGATTATCAAACAAATATTGCTACTTATACTCCGTTTTTAGACTATAGCGGGTCCGATAGTTATACAGTTTCTGTTTGCGAAAGTGTGCCATCAACTTTTTGTGCTGAACAGATTGTTCAAATTGCGGTTACTGAAGGTAATCACGCTCCTAGTGTAAATGCTGATGATATTAATCTCATTGGTTCAAAAATTGGAACAACACAGATTAACGTCACTGATTATGAGTTTGGCCAAGAGCATACTTTTGAAGTTATAAGCCAGCCTGACCAGGGGGTTTTGACTGTTGATGAGAATGGACTTGTTACGTTTGACGGTACAAGTGCTGGTGACGGATATTATTATGCCTCTATTAATGTTACCGATAACGGAACACCAAATAGATCAGCGACTGCATTTATTAATATTCTTCTTCAGTCTAATACGGCACCTATTGCAAACGATATTTTTACAAATGGTGTAGAGAATACATCAATAACTCTTGATGCTGATTTTGATGATCCAGATATCGGACAAACACATCACTTAGAGGTTATTTCTTCACCTTCAAACGGTAGTGTAGAGATGTCTGAGACATCATTTACATACACTCCAAACTTAGGCTTTACGGGTTATGAAAATATAACATTAAAAGTTATTGATAGTGCTGTGCCTGCTGGTGAAGGCATGTTTTCAGTTGAAATCTATGTTGATCAAAATTATCCGCCATTTATTTCAACTAGTGAGTTGAGTGGTTTAAAGAACTCATCTTCATCTACTGTAGTTGACTATTCAGACCCTAATGGCGATTTACAGGAATTAACTCTTTCGATTGTAGAGGCACCGGTTAATGGAACTGCAAGTCTAGATGGGGATAATTTAACATATATACCAAATTTAGATTTTGTAGGAACTGACTTTGTCACTCTTTCAGTATCTGATAACGCCAACCCATCTTTAAGCTATCAAAAGCAAATAATTATAAATGTTGAAGATGGTGATGCTGTTCCTGAAATTGGATTTATGTTCTTAGAGTATCATAATAATTCTCTTCCGTTTGAGTCTTTATTATTCTTAGAGGAATTAGTTAATGCTGATCAAATTTCTAAAGTCGAGATAGATTTTGGCGATGGATCTGAGCTTATTACTATAAATGGACCGATTTATGACGAAAGCTTAGAGATATTTAATTACTATTTTTCAGAAGATGATTTTACTGTAAATATCGATCTCTATGATTATTTTGGCCAGAAGTATAACTATACGATTGATACTTCAACAATAAGTTTAGAAGTTCCTGTCTCTAAACCTTTTGTGTCGACAAATACATTTAATCTTGGTGAATCAGTTACATTAGATGGTTCAGGCTCTTTCTCTGATTCAAATGATATTGTTCTACAGGCTTGGGGAATTTATTCTGATTTTGTCGACGAATGGATTGAACAGCCTATTGTGAACTTCACTTTTAATAATTCTGGACCTGTTGAGTTATGTCACCTTGTCCTTACATCTAAGGATGTTATAAACGAGAAATGTATTGAAGCATATGTTGACATGGAGCCTGAGAACTCTGATTTTTTACCTATCGTTAATATTGGTGGAAATAATCATTTCACTCAAGTAGGTACTAGCGCAACTCTTGATTTCAGTAATACTTACTCAATTAACTCTACAATATCTTCAATCTCACTGAAGAAGAAAAACCAGTATGAGCCAGGCTTAGCAGGTGAGTTAAATAATGTAGCGTTCGACTACCCTGGTGTTCATTCTGTTATTGCTTCTATCGTTGATGAAAATGGCCTACGAAAAACCGTCGATAAGAAGGTATATGTCGGCGACAAAGACACAATCGATAATTTTGATTTCTACGTCTTAGACAGTGGTGGAAGCTGGATGAACATAAGAATGGCACATTCTAATGCTCTTTATATGACACCATCTCTATATTGGGAGACAGATAATGACGATGACGATGGTACTGATCGCCCTATCTTTTATCTACCGTTTGGCCAAAATGATGTACGTTTAGAAGGTCAAGACTTTAATAATAATAGATTTGAAGTAGTGAAGACTGTTGATACTGATAGAGCACCATTTGTCGGCGTTATTACATCGAACCTTAATGAGGTTCTTCCATCACAGGAATTTACAGTTTCTTTTAGTACAAGCTCTTTAAGTCGAAGCGAATATGATCTTGTATTTGATTTTGGAAATGGCGATTGGAAAAAGATGGTAGGCACAGAGTCCTCGACTTCATACTCATTCTCTAGTCCTGGGTACTATGATGTGACGGTGTATGCTACGGTCCATGCAACAAATCTAACTTATACATATGATACAAATATATATGTTAGAGGAGTAAATGCTCCAAGTGTAGTGTTTGACAGTATTTCTTCGGATTCAGTTATTCCATACAACTTATTAAATAGTCTTTCGGCTTCAACTGATGATCAATCAATTGTTCAGTACAAATGGAGGATTGAAGGGCCTGAAGGTGAGTTCTATGTTGTTGATGGGCCGAATATTGATGTTCAGTTGTTAAACGTTGGTTGGTATGAAGTCCTTGGTTTTGTTTGGGATAATGAAGGTAACGTAAATGCCGATTACTATCAGTTCTACTTAGGTGAATCAGACCCTCTGATAGGCAAACAAACTCAAAAGATGAAGCAAGATAAGATTGTACCGTTTAGGTATCGATCTAAAAGCTCATTTCGTAAAGTAAGTAAGAAAGTAAACATGTTAAATAAGAAGGTTAAATAA
- a CDS encoding type II toxin-antitoxin system Phd/YefM family antitoxin, whose protein sequence is METTNPKKLRAEMKDYLELAKNEPVRIQRRSGESYILLNEHDFTKMQAEIISLQRRLLSMSNVLDDEVYDEPSTEDRLSRFKA, encoded by the coding sequence ATGGAAACAACAAACCCTAAAAAACTAAGAGCTGAAATGAAAGATTACTTAGAGCTTGCTAAGAATGAGCCTGTAAGAATTCAAAGACGTTCGGGTGAGAGTTATATACTTTTAAATGAACACGACTTCACGAAGATGCAGGCTGAGATAATTTCTTTACAAAGAAGATTGCTTTCGATGAGCAATGTATTAGATGACGAAGTTTATGATGAGCCTTCAACGGAAGATCGTTTAAGTAGATTTAAGGCTTAG